The Euphorbia lathyris chromosome 3, ddEupLath1.1, whole genome shotgun sequence genome contains a region encoding:
- the LOC136222891 gene encoding protein HLB1 isoform X2, whose product MSTPTNEESELPNGAEPESNPVPQHVDESKPEPVVEPQEEEPSKLEPEPHPEEEAASKPEPDSSAVAVTDADPIPDEPIQSNQAEQVASNGQNGHPELRKDEGSRTFTMRELLSELKTDEGEDVSTPQSQLSTPHVQLDNNAAMELINSVTGADEEGRSRQRILTFAARRYASAIERNPQDYDALYNWALVLQESADNVSPDSTSPSKDALLEEACKKYDEATHLCPTLHDAFYNWAIAISDRAKMRGRTKEAEEFWKQATKNYEKAVQLNWNSPQALNNWGLALQELSAIVPAREKQTIVKTAISKFRAAISLQFDFHRAIYNLGTVLYGLAEDTLRAGGAANPKDVSPNELYSQSAIYIAAAHALKPNYSVYSSALRLVRTMLPLPYLKIGYLTAPPAGKSLAPHSDWRRSQFVLNHEGLQQVNKSEQKQSPQYLSGRPDVLNGDRRAIKVDVPDIVSVSACADLTLPPGAGLCIDSIHGPVYLVADSWESLDGWLDAIRLVYTIYARGKSEVLAA is encoded by the exons ATGTCAACTCCGACGAACGAAGAATCTGAATTACCAAATGGAGCTGAACCGGAATCCAATCCAGTACCTCAACATGTAGATGAATCTAAACCGGAACCTGTAGTTGAGCCTCAAGAAGAAGAACCTTCAAAACTAGAGCCTGAACCACATCCTGAAGAAGAAGCAGCGTCGAAACCAGAACCTGACTCATCAGCAGTGGCAGTAACAGATGCGGATCCCATTCCAGACGAGCCGATCCAATCAAATCAGGCGGAGCAAGTTGCATCCAACGGTCAAAATGGGCATCCCGAGCTCCGAAAAGATGAAGGGAGCCGAACTTTCACAATGAGGGAGTTGCTTAGCGAATTGAAAACCGATGAAGGTGAAGATGTCAGCACTCCTCAAAG CCAACTAAGCACACCGCATGTTCAATTAGACAACAACGCAGCAATGGAATTAATCAATAGTGTTACTGGTGCTGATGAGGAGGGTCGGTCTCGCCAGCGGATTCTTACATTTGCTGCCAGGAG GTATGCTAGTGCGATAGAGAGAAATCCACAAGACTATGATGCACTGTACAATTGGGCATTGGTTCTTCAG GAAAGTGCAGATAATGTTAGTCCAGATTCTACATCTCCTTCTAAAGATGCTTTGCTTGAGGAGGCCTGTAAAAAATATGACGAAGCTACTCACCTCTGTCCTACACTTCATGAT GCATTTTACAACTGGGCTATAGCAATCTCTGATCGTGCAAAAATGCGTGGCCGTACAAAAGAGGCTGAAGAATTTTGGAAGCAG GCAACAAAAAACTATGAAAAAGCTGTCCAACTTAACTGGAACAGTCCCCAG GCACTTAACAATTGGGGTCTTGCTTTACAG gAGCTCAGTGCAATTGTTCCTGCTAGAGAGAAGCAAACAATTGTCAAAACTGCGATTAGTAAG TTCCGTGCAGCAATATCTTTGCAATTTGATTTCCACCGAGCGATCTACAATCTTGGAACTGTGCTG TATGGGTTGGCGGAGGACACGTTAAGAGCTGGAGGTGCAGCCAATCCTAAGGATGTTTCTCCCAATGAGTTGTATAGCCAGTCTGCTATTTACATTGCTGCTGCTCATGCATTGAAGCCAAATTATTCT GTATACAGCAGTGCTCTGAGACTTGTTCGTACTATG TTACCATTACCGTATCTTAAAATTGGGTATCTGACTGCACCACCGGCAGGGAAATCTCTTGCACCTCACAGTGACTGGAGGAGGTCACAATTCGTTTTAAATCATGAAGGGCTTCAACAG GTAAACAAATCAGAGCAAAAACAGTCACCTCAATACCTGTCTGGTAGACCAGATGTATTGAATGGTGACAGAAGGGCTATAAAAGTCGATGTTCCAGATATTGTTTCCGTATCAGCATGTGCTGATTTGACTTTGCCACCAGGCGCAGGACTCTGCATTGACTCAATTCATGGGCCAGTTTACTTG GTTGCTGACTCATGGGAATCCCTTGATGGATGGCTGGATGCAATTCGTCTAGTTTATACAATCTATGCGCGGGGTAAGAGTGAAGTCCTCGCAG CATAA
- the LOC136222891 gene encoding protein HLB1 isoform X1 — MSTPTNEESELPNGAEPESNPVPQHVDESKPEPVVEPQEEEPSKLEPEPHPEEEAASKPEPDSSAVAVTDADPIPDEPIQSNQAEQVASNGQNGHPELRKDEGSRTFTMRELLSELKTDEGEDVSTPQSQLSTPHVQLDNNAAMELINSVTGADEEGRSRQRILTFAARRYASAIERNPQDYDALYNWALVLQESADNVSPDSTSPSKDALLEEACKKYDEATHLCPTLHDAFYNWAIAISDRAKMRGRTKEAEEFWKQATKNYEKAVQLNWNSPQALNNWGLALQELSAIVPAREKQTIVKTAISKFRAAISLQFDFHRAIYNLGTVLYGLAEDTLRAGGAANPKDVSPNELYSQSAIYIAAAHALKPNYSVYSSALRLVRTMLPLPYLKIGYLTAPPAGKSLAPHSDWRRSQFVLNHEGLQQVNKSEQKQSPQYLSGRPDVLNGDRRAIKVDVPDIVSVSACADLTLPPGAGLCIDSIHGPVYLVADSWESLDGWLDAIRLVYTIYARGKSEVLAGIVTG, encoded by the exons ATGTCAACTCCGACGAACGAAGAATCTGAATTACCAAATGGAGCTGAACCGGAATCCAATCCAGTACCTCAACATGTAGATGAATCTAAACCGGAACCTGTAGTTGAGCCTCAAGAAGAAGAACCTTCAAAACTAGAGCCTGAACCACATCCTGAAGAAGAAGCAGCGTCGAAACCAGAACCTGACTCATCAGCAGTGGCAGTAACAGATGCGGATCCCATTCCAGACGAGCCGATCCAATCAAATCAGGCGGAGCAAGTTGCATCCAACGGTCAAAATGGGCATCCCGAGCTCCGAAAAGATGAAGGGAGCCGAACTTTCACAATGAGGGAGTTGCTTAGCGAATTGAAAACCGATGAAGGTGAAGATGTCAGCACTCCTCAAAG CCAACTAAGCACACCGCATGTTCAATTAGACAACAACGCAGCAATGGAATTAATCAATAGTGTTACTGGTGCTGATGAGGAGGGTCGGTCTCGCCAGCGGATTCTTACATTTGCTGCCAGGAG GTATGCTAGTGCGATAGAGAGAAATCCACAAGACTATGATGCACTGTACAATTGGGCATTGGTTCTTCAG GAAAGTGCAGATAATGTTAGTCCAGATTCTACATCTCCTTCTAAAGATGCTTTGCTTGAGGAGGCCTGTAAAAAATATGACGAAGCTACTCACCTCTGTCCTACACTTCATGAT GCATTTTACAACTGGGCTATAGCAATCTCTGATCGTGCAAAAATGCGTGGCCGTACAAAAGAGGCTGAAGAATTTTGGAAGCAG GCAACAAAAAACTATGAAAAAGCTGTCCAACTTAACTGGAACAGTCCCCAG GCACTTAACAATTGGGGTCTTGCTTTACAG gAGCTCAGTGCAATTGTTCCTGCTAGAGAGAAGCAAACAATTGTCAAAACTGCGATTAGTAAG TTCCGTGCAGCAATATCTTTGCAATTTGATTTCCACCGAGCGATCTACAATCTTGGAACTGTGCTG TATGGGTTGGCGGAGGACACGTTAAGAGCTGGAGGTGCAGCCAATCCTAAGGATGTTTCTCCCAATGAGTTGTATAGCCAGTCTGCTATTTACATTGCTGCTGCTCATGCATTGAAGCCAAATTATTCT GTATACAGCAGTGCTCTGAGACTTGTTCGTACTATG TTACCATTACCGTATCTTAAAATTGGGTATCTGACTGCACCACCGGCAGGGAAATCTCTTGCACCTCACAGTGACTGGAGGAGGTCACAATTCGTTTTAAATCATGAAGGGCTTCAACAG GTAAACAAATCAGAGCAAAAACAGTCACCTCAATACCTGTCTGGTAGACCAGATGTATTGAATGGTGACAGAAGGGCTATAAAAGTCGATGTTCCAGATATTGTTTCCGTATCAGCATGTGCTGATTTGACTTTGCCACCAGGCGCAGGACTCTGCATTGACTCAATTCATGGGCCAGTTTACTTG GTTGCTGACTCATGGGAATCCCTTGATGGATGGCTGGATGCAATTCGTCTAGTTTATACAATCTATGCGCGGGGTAAGAGTGAAGTCCTCGCAGGTATAGTCACAGGCTGA